One region of Vigna angularis cultivar LongXiaoDou No.4 chromosome 10, ASM1680809v1, whole genome shotgun sequence genomic DNA includes:
- the LOC128194198 gene encoding uncharacterized protein LOC128194198, translating to MDKSKRDVYLVPYIDGSHWQLMVIIPKQCKIIWFCSVHKKMKTDLRTMLQGVIGKSRGQLVQILYPKCNQQLDSWECGFNVMCWIKTMIRAVITDDCNERFEYISYTR from the exons ATGGAtaagtcaaaaagagacgtataccttgtgccatacattgatgg gtcgcactggcagttgatggtcatcattcccaaacaatgtaaaattatatggttttgttcggtGCACAAGAAGATGAAAActgacttgagaaccatgcttcaagg agttattggtaaatctcgaggtcaactagttcaaattttgtatccaaag tgtaaccagcagctagattcatgggaatgtggcttcaatgtcatgtgttggattaagaccatgattcgagctgtcattacagatgactgtaatgag CGCTTcgagtacatctcctataccagatga
- the LOC108335268 gene encoding benzaldehyde dehydrogenase, mitochondrial-like, whose translation MASSMRISRLLSRSFLSATTSSLFSRGGSGGLGGGLSKFSTAAATEEPIKPAVRVEHTQLLIDGKFVNSATGKTFPTLDPRTGDVIAHIAEGDHEDVDRAVAVARKAFDHGPWPKMTAYERQKILLRAADLIEKHTDQIAALETWDTGKPYEQVAKIELPIIVRLFRYYAGWADKIHGLTVPADGPYTVQTLHEPIGVAGQIIPWNFPLLMFTWKICPALACGNTVVIKTAEQTPLSALYASKLLHEAGLPPGVLNVISGFGPTAGAAIASHMNVDKLAFTGSTDTGKIVLELAAKSNLKPVTLELGGKSPFIVCEDADVDEAVELAHFALFFNQGQCCCAGSRTFVHERVYDEFVEKARARALKRAVGDPFKVGIEQGPQIDSEQFQKILKYIRSGVESGATLETGGDRFGNSGFYVQPTVFSNVKDDMLIAKDEIFGPVQSILNFKDIDEVIERANNTQYGLAAGVFTKNIDTANTLSRALKVGTVWVNCFDTFDAAIPFGGYKMSGQGREKGEYSLKNYLQVKAVVTPLKNPSWL comes from the exons ATGGCTTCTTCAATGAGGATCTCAAGGCTGCTCTCTCGTTCTTTCCTTTCTGCTACCACTAGTTCTTTGTTTTCTAGAG GTGGAAGTGGTGGTCTTGGTGGAGGACTCAGTAAATTCAGCACTGCTGCTGCCACTGAAGAACCAATTAAACCAGCAGTTAGAGTAGAACACACCCAGCTCTTAATTGATGGAAAATTTGTTAACTCTGCTACCG GAAAAACTTTTCCAACGTTGGATCCTAGAACAGGAGATGTGATTGCTCATATTGCTGAGGGGGACCATGAAGATGTTGATAGAGCAGTTGCCGTGGCTCGCAAGGCATTCGACCATGGACCTTGGCCTAAGATGACAGCCTAT gaaagacaaaagatattGCTACGTGCTGCTGATCTGATTGAAAAACACACTGACCAGATTGCTGCACTTGAGACATGGGATACTGGGAAGCCATACGAACAAGTTGCTAAAATTGAACTTCCAATTATTGTTCGCTTATTTCGATACTATGCTG GTTGGGCAGATAAGATTCATGGTCTTACAGTTCCAGCTGATGGGCCATATACTGTGCAAACATTGCATGAACCTATTGGTGTGGCCGGTCAGATCATTCCATGGAACTTTCCTCTTCTCATGTTTACCTGGAAGATTTGCCCAGCATTGGCCTGTGGTAACACTGTTGTGATCAAAACAGCTGAGCAGACTCCTTTATCTGCTCTCTACGCATCAAAGTTGCTTCATGAG GCTGGACTTCCTCCTGGTGTGTTGAACGTCATATCTGGTTTTGGTCCAACTGCTGGTGCTGCCATTGCCAGTCACATGAACGTAGACAAg CTTGCTTTCACTGGTTCAACCGATACTGGGAAAATTGTCCTTGAACTGGCAGCTAAAAGCAATCTTAAGCCTGTTACTCTGGAGCTTGGTGGCAAATCCCCTTTTATTGTATGTGAAGATGCTGATGTAGATGAGGCTGTTGAGCTAGCACACTTTGCATTATTCTTTAACCAG GGACAATGCTGCTGTGCTGGGTCAAGAACATTTGTACACGAACGTGTGTACGATGAATTTGTTGAGAAAGCAAGGGCACGTGCTTTGAAACGTGCTGTTGGTGATCCATTCAAAGTTGGAATAGAGCAAGGTCCTCAG ATTGATTCAGAACAATTTCAGAAAATATTGAAGTATATTAGATCTGGTGTTGAAAGTGGAGCTACACTTGAAACTGGAGGAGATAGATTTGGCAACTCCGGCTTCTATGTTCAACCCACTGTCTTCTCAAATGTTAAG GATGATATGCTGATTGCAAAGGACGAGATCTTTGGCCCAGTTCAATCCATATTAAACTTCAA GGACATTGATGAGGTGATTGAAAGAGCAAATAACACACAGTATGGGCTTGCAGCAGGAGTGTTCACAAAAAACATTGACACGGCAAACACTTTGAGCAGAGCATTGAAAGTTGGAACAGTGTGGGTGAACTGCTTTGACACATTTGATGCAGCAATTCCCTTTGGAGGGTACAAAATGAGTGGTCaaggaagagaaaaaggagaataCAGTCTCAAAAATTACTTGCAAGTGAAGGCTGTTGTCACACCCTTGAAGAACCCATCTTGGCTTTGA